The genomic region CCTGGAGGCCGGGTCCAAGGTCAAGGTGACGATCATGTTCCGCGGTCGCGAACAGTCGCGGCCCGAACTCGGTTTCCGCCTCCTGCAGCGTCTGGCCGCCGATGTCGCCGAGTACGGCTTCGTCGAGACGTCCGCCAAACAGGACGGCCGCAACATGACGATGGTGCTGGCCCCGCACCGCGGCGCGAAGACTCGCGCCAAGGCGGCGCAGCAGGCCGAGGCCCCGCCCGGGCCCGCCCCAGATCCGGACACATCGAAGTAACGACCAGAGCAGAGGACACATGCCAAAGGCGAAGACTCACAGCGGCGCATCGAAGCGGTTCCGTCGCACCGGCACCGGCAAGATCGTGCGTCAGAAGGCCAACCGCCGCCACTTGCTCGAGCACAAGCCGACCAAGCGGACGCGGCGTCTCGACGGCCGCACGGGCGTGTCGGGCAATGACACCGCCCGCGTCAACAAGATGCTCAACGGCTGACCGACTCGTCTCGTACGACCTGACCGAAGGAATCACTCATGGCACGCGTCAAGCGCGCACTCAACGCCCAGAAGAAGCGGCGCACAGTCCTGAAGGCCTCCAAGGGTTACCGCGGCCAGCGGTCCCGGCTGTACCGGAAGGCCAAGGAGCAGCAGCTGCACTCGCTGAACTACGCCTACCGGGACCGTCGCGCCCGCAAGGGTGAGTTCCGCAAGCTGTGGATCTCGCGCATCAACGCCGCGGCCCGCGCCAACGACATCACCTACAACCGGCTGATCCAGGGCCTGAAGGCCGCCGGTGTCGAGGTGGACCGCAAGAACCTCGCCGAGATCGCCGTCAGCGATCCGGGTGCCTTCACCGCGCTGGTGGAGGTCGCCAAGGCCGCGCTGCCCAGCGACGTCAACGCACCGTCGGGCGAGGCTGCCTGAGCGCGCTCACTGAACGATCGGCCCGCGTGGTCGCGGCAGCCAAGCTGCTGCGGCTCGCGGGCCGTCGTCGTTCCGGACGATTTCTCGCCGAGGGGCCCAACCTCGTCGAGGCGGCGCTGCGCCGCGGACTGGTCTGCGAAGTGTTCGCCACCGAGACCGCCTACGAGCGGTTCGGCGCGCTGCTCGCC from Mycolicibacterium phlei harbors:
- the rpmI gene encoding 50S ribosomal protein L35 — encoded protein: MPKAKTHSGASKRFRRTGTGKIVRQKANRRHLLEHKPTKRTRRLDGRTGVSGNDTARVNKMLNG
- the rplT gene encoding 50S ribosomal protein L20: MARVKRALNAQKKRRTVLKASKGYRGQRSRLYRKAKEQQLHSLNYAYRDRRARKGEFRKLWISRINAAARANDITYNRLIQGLKAAGVEVDRKNLAEIAVSDPGAFTALVEVAKAALPSDVNAPSGEAA